A region of Oncorhynchus kisutch isolate 150728-3 linkage group LG29, Okis_V2, whole genome shotgun sequence DNA encodes the following proteins:
- the LOC109873683 gene encoding prostaglandin E2 receptor EP4 subtype-like: MSGMNNGTMTSGPREPTIPVIMFIFGVVGNVIAIVVLRKSRKEQKETTFYTLVCGLAVTDLLGTLLASPVTIATYVQGKWPGGESLCQYSGFILLFFFLVGLSIICAMSIERYLAINHAYFYNHCVDQRLAALTLAGIYISNVLFCALPAMGLGKVNKQFPGTWCFIDWRTNDSTHAAFSYMYAGVSSFLILATVICNVLVCGALIMMHKRFIRRTSLGTDQGGRIADLRRRRSFQRLAGAEIQMVILLIATSVVVLICSIPLVLRIFVNQLSKIEFDARSTPIEKNPDLHAIRIASVNPILDPWIYILLRKTVLLKLVEKIKCLFCRLGSQGRGSGVSGQFCCGGEGHRNSSIVSLDSPSLVSRELKDVISTSQTFLYLPEGTKGGLGGFRGTGGEGRPSLPAVEHSLLRDQQTPAGKGMQNDPKKGPRISMRSEGTVDPSRLNRVQLDRKDKTLHVTFTDETLNLQEKCI; encoded by the exons ATGTCGGGTATGAATAACGGCACGATGACAAGTGGGCCCCGGGAGCCTACCATCCCGGTGATTATGTTTATATTCGGAGTGGTGGGGAACGTCATCGCCATCGTGGTGCTCCGAAAGTCTCGGAAGGAACAGAAGGAAACCACCTTTTACACCCTGGTGTGCGGGCTTGCAGTGACCGACCTTTTGGGCACGCTACTGGCCAGCCCCGTCACCATCGCCACCTATGTGCAAGGGAAGTGGCCGGGTGGAGAGTCACTGTGTCAGTACTCCGGCTTcatccttctcttcttctttctagTCGGCCTCAGCATTATCTGTGCCATGTCAATAGAGAGATACTTGGCTATAAACCATGCGTATTTCTACAACCATTGCGTGGACCAAAGACTTGCGGCGTTGACGCTTGCGGGCATCTACATTTCTAATGTGCTGTTCTGCGCGCTGCCTGCCATGGGACTGGGGAAAGTGAATAAACAGTTCCCAGGGACCTGGTGCTTCATCGACTGGCGGACTAATGACTCCACGCACGCCGCCTTCTCCTACATGTACGCCGGGGTGAGCTCCTTTCTTATCCTGGCCACGGTAATATGCAACGTGCTGGTATGCGGGGCGCTGATTATGATGCACAAGCGGTTCATCCGCAGAACATCGCTGGGTACGGACCAGGGAGGACGCATAGCGGACCTGAGGCGCAGACGGAGCTTCCAACGGTTGGCCGGCGCAGAGATCCAGATGGTCATTCTGCTCATCGCTACCTCCGTGGTTGTTCTCATCTGCTCCATACCTTTGGTG cTGCGGATTTTTGTAAACCAGCTGTCCAAGATTGAATTTGACGCCCGTTCAACTCCCATAGAGAAGAACCCAGATCTCCACGCCATCCGAATTGCCTCCGTCAACCCCATCCTCGACCCCTGGATCTACATCCTGCTGAGGAAGACCGTCCTACTGAAACTGGTGGAGAAGATCAAGTGTTTGTTCTGTCGCTTGGGCAGCCAGGGGCGGGGCTCAGGGGTCAGTGGTCAATTCTGCTGCGGAGGTGAAGGTCATCGGAATTCGTCCATCGTCTCCCTGGACTCCCCGTCACTGGTGTCCCGCGAGTTGAAGGACGTCATCAGCACCTCGCAGACGTTTCTTTACCTTCCAGAGGGGACTAAAGGGGGGCTGGGGGGGTTtagagggacagggggagagggaagacCTAGCCTCCCTGCTGTGGAGCACTCCCTGCTCCGGGACCAACAGACACCAGCGGGTAAGGGGATGCAAAACGATCCCAAAAAGGGCCCCAGGATATCAATGAGGTCAGAGGGGACAGTTGACCCTTCACGTCTGAACAGGGTGCAATTGGACCGAAAGGACAAGACTCTGCATGTGACATTTACAGACGAGACACTGAACTTACAGGAGAAATGCATCTGA